The genomic stretch GGTGGCGAAAGATGGGAGTGGGGATTTCTTTACAGTTCAGGAAGCAGTGAATGCGGCAGTTGGTGGTGGCAAGAAAACAATATCTATACTTGTCCGTCCGGGAGTATATGAAGAGTATGTTTCTATGCCGGAATCATCGCCTCGAATAGAATTGGTGAAACAGACAGGGGCTGAGATCAGGGATAACGGGTTCACACAAGATGTTTATGTGGCACCTTATAAGGGTGACAGAGTATGTGCTATTAGTTATACATTTGATGATGGTTTACAGGAACACTATACGTTGCTTTTCCCTAAATTGGAAAAATATGGCTTTAAAGGTACTTTCTGGATATGGGGTAAATGTATAGAGAATGAAAGTGCTATGCAGGGAAAACCGAGAATGTCGTGGGCGCAAATTAAAGAGATGAGTGACAAAGGGCAAGAAATATCCAGTCATAGCTGGTCACATACGAATTTAAAGCGTGTTTCTTTGGAGGAAGTAAAAATGGAAGTAGAGAAGAATGACAGTATACTTTATGAGAAAACAGGAAAAATACCGCGTACATTCTGTTATCCTTTCAATGCTGTTAATAGTGATATATTAAAAATAACTTCAAAGAACAGGGTAGGTACACGTACCGAACAATATCCCATCGGGGGAGATAAATCGAAATCAACTCCTGAGTCTTTAGATAAATGGGTGGAAAGCTTGGTAAACTCCGGTAGATGGGGAGTGGCAATGATACATGGAATATCGCAAGGATATGATGCTTTTCTGAATCCCGAAATATTGTGGGAACATTTTAGTAAGGTAAAGGCTCTGGAAAATAAAATATGGGTGGGTACATTTAGAGAGGTGGCTGCCTATACAAAAGAACGAGAAAAAATTCGCTTGAATGTGCTAGAAAAAGAAAACGGCTATAACATAACTCCTCATTTGGATATGAATGCACAATTATTTACGGAACCACTGACTATGGTATTGAAATCTGTGGGAAATAGAGTTTCGGAGATTAGGCAAGATGGGAAAAAGCTTTTTCTAAAGAAGGATGCTGATAAGATTCTTTTCGATTTTAATCCTTATGGAGGGATGATTCAGATTCGTTTTATCTGAGGTGTTGGATATAGTTTGTAAAACTAGAATAGGGAAATCCGTTAGTCTTTATTGTAACCATTTAAGGTGTGATAATAAGATTAACGGATTTGTTTTTTGCACTTTTATAAGGTTACTCAGAATTAATTTCTAAATTTGTTCCCGTTAACTTTATTCCTTTTCCAAAAGAAATAAAATGGAAAACACAGAGAAACTGATAGTAGAACAACTGAAAAATGGCAACGAAGATGCTTATAAATACATCTATGATTATCATTATGTTCTTTTATGTCATGTAGCAAATCAATATTTGAACGATAATTTTTTATCGGAAACTATAGTCGGAGATGTAATTTTTCACCTTTGGGAAATCAGAGAAACTTTAAACATTACTATTTCTATTAGAAGTTATCTGATAAAGGCCGTTCGTAATCGTTGTATAGACTATCTGAAATCTGGATCTGAAAAAAAGGAAATTTCATTTTCAGTTCTAGTACCGGAAGAGATGTCTGAAGAAAAGTATTTGCAGTCAGATAATTATCCTTTGGGAATATTATTGGAACGTGAATTGGAGCATGAAATCCGTATGGCAATAGACAAACTACCGATTGAATGTAGATGTGTTTTTGAAAAAAGCAGATTTGAGGAGAAAAAATATGAAGAAATTTCTCAGGAATTAGGTATTTCTATAAATACGGTTAAGTATCATATAAAGAATGCATTATCTTTCCTTCAGACTGAATTGAGCAAATATTTAATTGCTTTGATTTTATTTTTTTCGTGTTGAAACAGAAAAAAGTTTCTTTTAGGACTACCCTGTATTTAAAATAAATCGTCTTCATTTTAGAAACAACAAAGATGAAAGCAGAAAAAGAACATATTGATGAATTAATAGTATCCTATTTAAGTAATGAGTTGGATGGAAATGCTGTGCATGAACTGAAGGAGTGGATAGCTGCGTCTGTGGAAAATGAAAAGTATTTTATGCAGCGGCAAGAAATTTGGTTTTCTGCCATAAGTGATATGAAAAACTCTATATATAATAAAGATGAGGCTTTCCAGTTATTTAGGAAACGGGTGGATACATATCAAAAGAACAAGATGATGAGGAAGAGGCTAAGATGGAAAATAGTCTATAAATATGTGGCTTTTATATCAATAATAGGTTTTATCTCTTATTTCTCGTATT from Phocaeicola dorei encodes the following:
- a CDS encoding pectinesterase family protein translates to MKLKVLLALCALLLLSAFIAERKEPITIFMIGDSTMANKSLKNGNIERGWGQMFPGYFTEEVVVDNHAMNGRSSLSFINEGRWDVVLSKIHKGDYVFIQFGHNDEKPRATLHTEPGSTFDDNLRRFVNETRAKGGNPVLFNSIVRRNFPPKGVTEIKGSYEKEGPVLVDTHGEYLESPRRVAGEMNVPFIDLNKLTHDLVTGMGVENSRKLFMWIPAGQYEFCPEGKIDNTHLNIYGGRIVAGLVVDALMEEVPALAKYVRRYDYVVAKDGSGDFFTVQEAVNAAVGGGKKTISILVRPGVYEEYVSMPESSPRIELVKQTGAEIRDNGFTQDVYVAPYKGDRVCAISYTFDDGLQEHYTLLFPKLEKYGFKGTFWIWGKCIENESAMQGKPRMSWAQIKEMSDKGQEISSHSWSHTNLKRVSLEEVKMEVEKNDSILYEKTGKIPRTFCYPFNAVNSDILKITSKNRVGTRTEQYPIGGDKSKSTPESLDKWVESLVNSGRWGVAMIHGISQGYDAFLNPEILWEHFSKVKALENKIWVGTFREVAAYTKEREKIRLNVLEKENGYNITPHLDMNAQLFTEPLTMVLKSVGNRVSEIRQDGKKLFLKKDADKILFDFNPYGGMIQIRFI
- a CDS encoding RNA polymerase sigma-70 factor; this encodes MENTEKLIVEQLKNGNEDAYKYIYDYHYVLLCHVANQYLNDNFLSETIVGDVIFHLWEIRETLNITISIRSYLIKAVRNRCIDYLKSGSEKKEISFSVLVPEEMSEEKYLQSDNYPLGILLERELEHEIRMAIDKLPIECRCVFEKSRFEEKKYEEISQELGISINTVKYHIKNALSFLQTELSKYLIALILFFSC